The proteins below come from a single Macrobrachium nipponense isolate FS-2020 chromosome 17, ASM1510439v2, whole genome shotgun sequence genomic window:
- the LOC135195946 gene encoding SCAN domain-containing protein 3-like, with the protein MFMDMQDKEPVFFNDPLWGPCLAYLADIFDQLNKFNLKLQGKDTTIIRFVDTLRAFVAKMKNWSRKVSSGNFAMFEKLCEVAEGREEETESCLQNEIISHLHNLCQEFSRYFPDLEEIVLSFEFWTQASVSYPRVGKLGLKGLLSFAPTYLCESWFSALLQIKTKTRNRLEVEHDMRCALSTTVPQIDKLVVKKQAQPSCMPVLNFISKKVEF; encoded by the exons ATGTTTATGGATATGCAAGATAAGGAGCCTGTTTTTTTCAATGATCCACTTTGGGGACCATGTTTAGCCTATTTAGCTGACATATTTGACCAGCTTAACAAATTTAATCTAAAGCTCCAGGGTAAGGACACAACAATAATTCGCTTTGTTGACACATTGCGTGCTTTTGTTGCCAAGATGAAGAACTGGTCCAGGAAAGTTAGCTCTGGTAATTTTGCTATGTTTGAGAAGCTTTGTGAAGTGGctgaaggaagagaagaggaaacaGAATCTTGCCTCCAAAATGAAATAATCAGTCACCTTCATAATTTGTGCCAAGAATTTTCCAGGTACTTTCCTGATCTTGAAGAAATAGTTCTGTCATTT GAATTCTGGACACAAGCAAGTGTATCATATCCTAGAGTTGGGAAGCTTGGGCTAAAAGGCCTTCTATCTTTTGCTCCTACTTACCTTTGTGAATCATGGTTTTCTGCCTtattgcaaataaaaacaaaaacaagaaatcgCTTGGAGGTGGAGCATGATATGAGATGTGCATTATCTACAACTGTCCCACAAATTGATAAACTTGTAGTTAAAAAGCAAGCACAACCATCATGCATGCCAGTGCTTAACTTCATAAGTAAAAAAgtggaattttag
- the LOC135195945 gene encoding protein FAM200C-like, protein MNECCLKRMKLDSRGAFQTQSRNVLKASYDGISIAKAKQKNPLTIGETLIKPCALKMVNLVLGGDSAKKIQQIALSDNTESRRIEEISIDIKEQVNKEIKDVGLFALQLDESTDASSYSQLIVFTRYAHEGNLKEEFLFCQPLETTTNGEDIMKEVTNYFSELGRSWMKVCAVCTDEAPAMLGSKSGFVSRVKEITPEVTMTHCMIHRQALASRTLLRELQAILDNAIKICKIYDCGHSSFQTVVQRFRFRESTSAFLH, encoded by the coding sequence ATGAATGAATGTTGCTTGAAACGAATGAAACTGGACTCACGTGGAGCATTTCAGACGCAAAGTAGGAATGTACTCAAGGCTTCATATGATGGTATCAGCATTGCTAAAGCTAAACAGAAAAATCCTCTTACTATTGGCGAAACTCTTATAAAACCTTGTGCTTTAAAGATGGTTAACCTTGTTTTGGGAGGTGATAGTGcgaaaaaaattcagcaaatagCACTCTCTGACAACACAGAATCAAGACGCATTGAAGAAATTTCTATTGATATAAAAGAACAAGTGAACAAGGAGATAAAAGATGTTGGCTTATTTGCTCTGCAGTTAGATGAGTCCACTGATGCTTCATCTTATTCACAACTTATTGTATTTACTAGATACGCTCATGAGGGAAACTTAAAAGAGGAATTTCTTTTCTGCCAGCCACTTGAAACTACCACCAACGGTGAAGATATTATGAAAGAGGTAACAAACTACTTCAGTGAGTTAGGACGATCATGGATGAAAGTGTGTGCAGTGTGTACTGACGAGGCACCTGCCATGTTAGGTTCAAAATCGGGTTTTGTGTCTAGAGTTAAAGAGATTACTCCTGAGGTTACAATGACTCATTGCATGATCCATCGTCAGGCACTTGCATCTAGAACCCTCCTTAGGGAACTCCAAGCCATCTTAGACAACGCTATAAAGATATGTAAAATCTATGACTGTGGACACTCGTCTTTTCAAACAGTTGTCCAAAGATTTAGATTCCGAGAATCAACCTCTGCTTTTCTACACTAA